In the genome of Onychostoma macrolepis isolate SWU-2019 chromosome 10, ASM1243209v1, whole genome shotgun sequence, the window CAGTTTTACTGCCTTTGTTTGGGCCATTAACAGAAGTGCAATGAAGCAGTTAGGAGTTACAGAGGTCATTTTTCAGATTAGACACGCCTTGAGGATGTACATCATATTTTACTTGTACGTTTTATCAAGAATAATTACAGGATAATTCACCCCAGTATGGACGTTCTGTCATCACACccgtatttatgtatgtatttatttatttgaaaatgccACGATACAACCAAAATTGGCTTCATTTTCTGAAgggaaataaaattaaataatgactgcataattttatatttaattttttatattttataatatgacCCATGATCGCCTTTATGACATTCACCAAAATATAACATACGCTTGGCAGAACATCTTGTAGGCTTCTTGAAACTTTTTAATACAGTTCATCTTTATACCTCATTCTGTATCTCAAGCAGCAGGTTTTCAATTCCATCATTCCAAGCGCAGAAATAAGCTTTTGTGTTTTCAGCCTTAAACAAGCCAAAGTGAGTTTGACTCCAGAGATATAAAGAACTGCAGCAGCAGCCTCTGCTCGTGAGTTTTGCCCTCCCTACAACACAAACTTTCTGTCCTCTGTGTGGTAGAACATGAAACTAAATGGAAACCCTCCTTTGCGTTTGCTAACTTCAGAAATGGTCAGTGGCTGAGAAATATCTGACTTCAAAGTGGCCTGTGAAATGCTGTATCTTTTAGGTGCAAATCCCCAAACGGCTCCACTTTTGTCATTATCATTTCTTTTCAGCTCAAACACATCctttttatgcaaattattcCATCAGTGGGTCTTTCTTAGTAAATTCTGTcttttaacttcttgtttagTTTGTTTCACTAGAGACACATACATGTGCAACATGTGACtgatgctgtaaaaaaaaatatatgaatccAATTTTCTATACTTTATACATTCcctcttgtttttttcttttttaaactttgacataaataaatattataaaggcatttgtgtgtgtgtgtgaggaacagTTCcatatttaagttttaaattcTCAATTAtcttacatttgcatttaaattaaaaattggtgcataaagtattataaacaaaatgaatCATAACCAAACCACTGGCCCTAAAGGAGGTACAGTGAATGAGAGAGAGCTTTGTAAACTGTACATATGGatttggagcaacatgaggaggagtaaataatgacagttttcattttgggcTGAAATATTGCTTAGCTTCTAAaagtatttataacatttgataTTTACGGCTTTGAATACGCCTTTGAATATTTATGCCTTGTGCCAGGAGTCAAAGCATGAATTTTGTTATTGTATCGTCATTATTGATATCATTAGTGCGAAACACTGTGTTTAGCTACAGTTGGTTTACTCCAAATAATACAAGGGCATAGTGAACTGATCATTAGAGGTTCACTCAATTTCATGCCACAAAAGACTTTAGAAATCCTGATTTTTCTCACAAAACGGAGGGGTTATAGAAACTATAGAAAGAGTTTGATGTACTGTGTCATTCTAACATTCACAGCACAAAGTCCCAGATAATTTACGTCAGACTTCAAAACCCTCTGAAATTGCCATGGTTATGACATCTGGACCAAGAGCTCATTAACATATTAATTGAAACATTTACATATTAACGCCTATTCCTGATGAACGAGTGTGAGAGCCACTCCTGCTTTCACATGTGACATCATAAGTCATTTGCATACAGATGTCTTAAAGgtacaaaccaaaaaaaaaaaaaaaactaaattgtgtTTAGATTGAAAACTACACCAGGTTTGATGGCATTGATACCAAAACTGTGACACCATAACATAAGGGCTTAAATGAAGAATATAGTTCCTGCAATTCAAGTGATGAGCAAAAGAtcagaaatattataatagaCATGAGTCTCATTTGTGTTTAAACGAGATGCATTAACTGCTGGAAtctaatgctttttttgttgtgtCTGCAGATATTTGTTGGTGAGATCTCCATGTATATCATGAAGTCCACTAGAGAAGCTCTCCTAGCCCAGGAGAAAACCATTGTGACGGGCGAGTGCTGCTACCTAAACCCTCTCATCCGCAGAATCGTTAGGTTTATTGGTGAGTCTTcgctttttattattaacactTTAGCTCAGTATCCTTTCAATATGTTTTTTTCAGTGGCTAAAGCTGATATCTTGGAGCATGGTGAGATAATGCatactatatatacagtgtgtgtgtgtgtatatgtatatgtgtgtgtatatgtatatgtatatatatatgtatatatatatatatatatatatatatatatatatatatataaataaataaataaatgcacatcttttttttatctaatacattgtcattttggggtggaTATTGTGTGCTTATGTTAGGGCTGGGAagataatgtattaatttctggAAGTAATATTggataattatatatattaaatgtctaaaaatactTAGCATAATTAATTCATGCAGCATTTCACTTCCTGGAGCTACAATTATGTGTTTCCTCACATCCTGTGGAGAGCTTTATTTGATTGTGCTATTCACAGGCCTTTTGCTACTGGCTCAGCAAAGCAAAGGAATTTGATTAATGATTTAGCATGGCAATTAATGTGTACAATAatcttttgaagaaaaaaagaaaagaacagacATCTCTTGTTTAAACAGGAGAGCACATAGTGATGACAGAAACATGTAGACATGTGCCAGTATTTGGTAATGCGATATATCACGATAATGAACATGCACGATATTGTTATCGTGGGCACTTCAAAATACCgagaataattatttattacaaattcttcagaattttgaatgcattttaagaatACTTTTCCCATCAACTGGTCACGATGCACAACACTGCTGTTTGCTGCATCAAAGAAGCGTGTGCACTCTGATGTAGACAAGCACGGATGAGAAATTCTTCTAAACGTTCATTAATCTTACGTAATTCCAATATTTATTACCACATTGTTGAAATCAAAAGTTGCCACTGTcaggggcgtcatgcactcattatttttgagtgGGCACGAGTGGGCGGGGTGGAGGGGTTCGTCATGtgacacagcagccacaacagcgcacatgttttatttattttgtcctttttattcgaaacattcccaaacgcattaactatatcatgaaatatcttgattctcacctttatagattgtTGATCTATGTTATCATATGATAATTACACATCTACACATAGGTCtgaacataacataacataacaatgatgatgataatagaGGAggtattgttacaaatatatttatcacagtatacatatttgcataaaaggaaaataatttgGCCATTCTGCAAGACAAGCTACATTGAAGTCAAAACACCAAATAAAGCATCACGAAGGGGATAAGAGAGAGATACAGAATataaatgggggaaaaaaatcaaataaaattaacagCTGGGTAATtctttcagattttttaaatatgacaaaatagggTCCCAATTAGTGTAAAACCTGTCCACAGATCCCCTTAATGTAAATTTGATCTTTTCtaattttagaaaaaaacatcacatctCCCAACCAAGCTGTCACAGATGGAGGGGTGGGGGATTTCCAGCTTAACAAAATTCTTCTGCGGGCCAGTAAAGAAGTGTAAGCGATAATTCCCCTCTGAGTTGCTGTTAAAGTTATGGTCATGGTATCACTGGGAATCCCAAAAATGTCTATTAAAGAACAGGGCCTCAATGTCTCCCCCAGAGCTTCACTGATAGTCTTAAAAACCAATGCCCAGTAGTTATCTAAAGAAGCGCAAGACCAAAGCATATGTGTCAGATCAGCTGGAGAAAAAGAACATCTATCACAGGCTGCATCTAATCCAGGGTACATTCCGGCCAACCGTGCCTTGCTCAAATGGACCCTGTGTAGCACTTTGAATTGTATGAGCCCTAACCTAACAGAAGATGATGATGAGTGGACATTTTTAAGTGCCTCCCCCCAAAAAGTCTCTGATAGCTTTATACCCAGTTCATCTTCCCATCTGGATTTAATTTGATCCAGATTATACTCTTTCAAAGACATGAGCTTGGAATACAATATGGAGATCAAtcctttattattaaaattaagagTAAGATTATCTAGAGGGGAGCTAGGGGGAAGGACGGGGAAAAGTGGGAATTTATCCTgaatatatctaaaaaaaaaaatggttgtgTGGGAGGTCATACCCTATACGGAGATTCTCAAAACTATTAAATAAACTGGATGCCGTCCACTGTCTAAATAAGTCTAGCATAGAGGGTGggaataaatgatttttataaatgGGACCCAAAACTGATGCTGATGTAAATTTATAATGACACTGGAACTGATTGAAGATTTTAAGAGTAGAAAGTACTACAGGGTTAGATGTGACTCGAGAAACTTTCAAAGGTAAGGAGGAATACACTAAAGCAGGGAGAGAGGAAGAACACGTTTGTGCTTCAATTAAACACCAATTTGTTTCTGGATGATGAAGCCAAAATAATATCTTCTGAATATTTGATGCCCAGTAATAGTGAGTAAAGCTTGGGAGGCCTAAACCACCTACATCACGAGTCCTCTGAAGAATGTTTATTTACCCTGGGGATCTTGTTATTAGTATTtaggcaaaaaataaatgaataaaacggTAGGGACTGAAACAAATAGAGGAACTTGGGAAGAATTGTCATTTTCACTGAATGTATTCTTCCAGCTAAGAAGTAAGGGGAAGACTACGCCACCTCTCCAACTCAGCTCTCATTTCTTTTAACTGAATTTTATAATTGGcttcaaacaaagaaaaaaatgagcGTGTCATATTTATTCCAAGATATTTAAAGCCAttcagagaaaaacaaaagggTAATGACTCTTGTTGGATTTTCAAGGCCAAATTATTAATGGGGAAGCATTcacttttttgaaaatgtaatttatatccTGAAAATGTACCAAACCGATCCAACATTGATATAATTAAAGGGAAACTAGATATGGGGTCACTGATGTAAAGCAAAAGGTCATCGGCGTATAAAGACACACAATGCTCGGTACCCTCTCTTTTAATTCCTTTATACAAATTGGTTGTTTTTAAAGCTATCGAAAGAGGCTCAATCACAATAGTAAAAAGGAGTGGGGACAGCGGACATCCCTGATGAGTCCCTTATGTTAatggaaaaaagtcagaacgaGAATAATTAGTCCGAATAGATGCCGAAGGGTTTGGGGGCTCAAGCCCCTGCCCtttctcaaaattattcaaaagtgcccTCTCAAATAACAATGCTATTgtagtcaataaaacaaaatgcatttgaattataattaacatgatGTTACGGTCCCTAATATAAGTgtacataacataacataacagaCGAACAGTGGCTAGAGTTTTccaaatgaattatttatttaaacacaaattaCTCACAAAAGTAACCAAAAATAAGAGACGGGGAGCCCGGCAACAAAGGTAAGAATAACTCCAAACTATAATTACAAACGAAGAAAAAGTATGTGGCACTGTGGCTGTGGAGAAAACTGTGGCTGGtcgagagagagcgagagggtccGCCTCCTTCCACTTTATAGCCTCGTATCCCCAGCTCAACCAATAAGAAACTagagaagacaaaaaaaaaaaaagatataacaATGAGCACTAATGTTTATTTGACTCTGGGCCAGGGCGTACGTGAGGCACATGTAACACCTTCACCCCCAGATGGTGAGTGGTGAGCCAAAAAAGAAAGCCACCAATCACCATGTAACGATGCGCGACAACGCATCTGCCAGGACATTATTTTTGCCGGCTACATGTTTTATTCTAGATTAAAAGCTTGGACAAACAAAGCCCATCTCATTAGGCATTGATTGGAATTACgcatttgatgaataaaactgAGAGGGTTGTGGTCTGTATAAACAGTAACCGGATGCGAGGAACCACCAATATAAACCTAAAAATTATTAAGGGCCAGAATTAGAGCGGGGGCTTCTTTTTCAATCGTTGAGTACGacttttgatgtttttgaaacttaaaaaaacaatagcaCACAGGGTGCTCAACATCATCAGGCCCATCCTGCAACAAAACAGCACCTGCTCCCGCATCACTAGCATCAACAGCTAGTTTAAAAGCACGATCGTACACTGGGGCAGCAAGGACAGGTGCATGCATCAGGAGCGCTTTAAGAGACTCAAAAGCATGCTGGCATTCTGGTGACCACTTAAACGCAGTTTTCGGACTCAGCAGGTCAGTGAGTGGGGCAACCACAGAAGAAAAGTTTTTACAAAAGCTGCGGTAATACCCCACCATTCCCAAGAACCGCTGTAATTCGAGTGGAAGGAACTGGGAATGACGTGATGGCCTCAATTTTTGCATTTACCGGCTTTACCATGCCACCACCCACAATTTTACCCAGGTAAACTACTGTCGCTTTTGCAAAATCACATTTAGCCAAATTAACAGTTAGATTTGCCTCAGCCAGCCTCTGGAAGACCTGTTTTAACTGATTGATGTGCTCGTCCCATGTTGCCGAATGAACAACTATGTCGTCTAAATACACCTCACACCACTGCACCCCCCCACAAAACACGGTTAACTAACCGCTGAAAAGTAGCAGGCGCATTGCGTACCCCAAAAGGCATTACAGTATACTATAAAAATGCATCAGGGGTAAAAACGCACTAATTTTTCTGGCACGCGGAGTTAAAGGCACCTGCCAATAGCCTTTGAGGAGGTCTAACTTTGTCACAAAAGCTGCTGACCCCACACGGTCGACACAGTCCTCCATGCGAGGAAGAGGATGACAATCAGGCTTAGTGACATTGTTAACCTTTCTAAAGTCTGTACAAAAACGGTCAGACCCATCATACTTTATGACGAGAAGACAGGGCGAACTCCATGAACTAATACTGGGTTCCACAATACGATGTGACAACATATAGTTAACTTGGTTTTGGAGGCGCTGACGTTTTTCAGGGTTGACACGATAAGGGTGCTGTTTAATCAGCGTGTTGTCACCAATATCGATGTCATGCTGCAATACGTGTGTTTGGGACGGCACATCTGAAAACAATGAAACATGACCATTAATTAGCTTTATTATATCTGTGCGCTGTGAACAGGggagatgcaaaaaaaaaacaagaatcaaGATGAACAAGCATAtcagagttttttttaaacggcCTTGTACTGTAGCAACAGAAGGACTCTCAATATCACAACCAAATTCAATTTCAGCACCGGATGACAACACAGAAGGATCACGTACCTGCAAAGCACTAGACAAAAACGTAACTAATTGCACAAAATGGTAACTAATTGCTCAAAAGTCTGgaaattcctgtttatttttacatatctgtcaatctgaggcATTGCTGGTTGCGTGCGTtttgcttgactgactgatattcCACAGTCTGTTCGGAAACCTAGGCTCTCAAGCCATAGCCTATATGGTTCTTTCAGTGAGTGGGTCGacgaaagggaaaaaaaaataaaccaaataatattttaaacttttttttttcatcaataatcaaagaTAGTGTGTTGATTTAATTACAAAtccacatattatatattttagaatattacatagTTCAACAAAGCCCGTTTGTCGTGTataatacaccaaccaatcatgatctggtacaagttcaaatttcattggacaatatGTGAAGTTGAGCAGTCATTTTCCattcttattcataaatcggtTGAAAATTACATGGGACAGACAAGCTTATTTGTGGAGCGATCTGGATTTGCGGTTTCTCATTTTAGAAATCAAATTACATCGCTGAGAAAATGGATGctaaatgactacaaaagcacGGCATAAAACCGTGCAGCGCCAAAAGTCGCAATAATAAGCAGTATTTAATACCcttatatttgtatattgatACACCGCTTACTATTTGATGAAACTATCATAATTAATGAAGgccaagtgccacctacaggcccattatgtgaagtgtaggctggcgaaatggtgacatggactttattatattaccatttttgataattatgcagtattatgaaagtgtcttatgctcatcaagcctgcatttatttgatcaaaaatacagaaaaaaactgtaatattgtgaaatattattacaatttaaaaagaatgtttatctattttaatatacttaaaaatataattcatctCTGTGATGCTGTGCAAGGTTTTATTCAagggcatggtcataaatacaggcagggtcaaacaatggcaaacaggtatatcacaggcaaggcaaagagtcatCCAAAACGGGAATGGGTcagtcgacagcgaacagtatccaaaggggcttgacaagagaggtaaacagaaaacgtaagcaatagtccaggcaggggaaaacacaatccgaaacaggcaaggcaaggcaagactaggggaGCTACGAAAGGCTCTGTAAGGTAGCTAAAGCTAGGACAgcaataaatgcatacaatactcggcagtgaggagGAGAAAGTCTCCCTTAAGTAAGGCgtgcaaatgggaatcagctgtgtgtgatcagtgcaatcagctgtgtgtgtgtcgtcagtgcaatggatgatggaaACTGTATTCCGGGGGTGACATGCAACGGtttgtgtagtgtgagagtaaatatgatggaagggtgacctctggtggcaatcaGACTGAAGGCCACGAACCGGATTCGTAAcagatgcaaagctgaattttcagcatcattactcagtgcatgattcttcagaaatcattctaatatgctgatttattatcaatattggaaacagttgttgcttattttttttatttattttttttttttggaacctgtgatacttttttggggttcattgataaataaataaattaaaaagaacagcatttattaaaaatagagaggttttctaacaatatcaatctttactatcactgtATCAATTTATCACATCTTTTCTGAATGAAAActaattttttcaaaaataaaaataaataaaatactgacctcaagcttttcaacgtatattattacaaaagttaaatttaaataaatgctgtgttttttttgttttttttactttttagtaatcaaataatcctgaaaaatgtatcgcAGGTTtccagcattgataataaatcagaattgcataaaatgtattttaaagaaaatttaaaaatttgatcaattaaatgcaggcttgatgaccataagtgacttcttgcaaaaatataaaatagtaatgtatccaaacttttgaccaatatttttttttacattgcccCTATATTACATTTGATcccctgcccctgaggaactATCTGCACTTCCctgagaaagagagcaaagcacatttacattatcaaagaacattttcactgactAGTTCActagttcaagcactctcaaaaactcccattaaaatcactgaagctgtttacactatgaaattaatatcttacagattcgtacacacatttgcacttgTTTCTGACAAGAGAATTCaccagaaagaggtattcagtcagcgagagagtgaagaaaacaccggcattttagcgatgatgactcatctgaacacctctgattggtcattgcattcataagctcaacagaataataataataagatcttattgtaaagtgataCTTACTggtctttataattattttgcattttaatctgtgtaaaattttttacttttacaatttttgtgtattgttttaagaaaaaagttgttAAACACTTTTTTGCAACCAAATTTcaataccgtgataatactgCATACCGTGATAAAAGCATTAGCAATTAATCGCAACATGAAAATTTGATACCGCCATATCCCTAATCTGGAGTTACTTgacataaatacagtaaatgcaaaGCAAAATGAGACATTTGTTACTATGGATTTTATGGGATGATTGGTGTAAATTTATTGAGCTTAAAAAATGATACAAGATCATGTTCTGCAATTaatgataaacaaaacattGGCCAGCGGTTTGCTTATTAAATCTTAAAAATGATTCATATTGTTGAatggtaataatttaaaatgatcaatttaacaAAGGTATTCACATTGATAAAAAAGATCAGTGCACATAAAAATGTGCTTAACTATATTTAGCTTAACTACATATTTGTACACAGAAGTGAGTTAAATCAGACAAAACTAAATCACCCTcatttgtaaaatatgtatcaaaataaagagttttattattattattagtagtagtattattatttctgttaGAGTGTGGGTTAAGGAGTGATTATAGAATTTACAACCAGCGGGATATACTGTACGTAAAACAATAGAAATAGCTAAGTACCTGTGGGTTGGCTTTGACACCTTGTCCAATGCAGATTATTTGTTAATGGCTTATTAATCAACTTAACCCATTACTActactgcagaaaaaaaaaaagtactaagCAAATATCGCTAATATCACTTTAGTGAGCTCtcaaaagtaaaaatgcaccACAGATCCAATAAATCTTTGACTTTGTTAGGATGGTATGATTTACCTGGAGATATTAAAAGTGCAAGTTTTCAAGTAAAACTGCTGAGCTGTGGCTGCTTTATTGATTAGTAACAGACCGAACACACAACTCTACCTCCACAACAcatcaattttaaatgtttgctACAGACATAATAGCAGAAACAATCAACACAACTTTCCAATAAAACTTTTCCTCGCAGTGTTTCTTTTATGCATTCATATTTACAGGATGTTGGTTTCAGTACACATGTCCATGCTGCCCACCCAAAGcctgatgtaaaataaaatgagaaacatGGGGAGCGTTGCTTTGCTGGATGTGATGCATAATGTAGTGGAGACTCTGGTAATGGTGTCCTCTGAGGCTTGGGATTGCAGTGATATGGACCATCGGATTGCATTCTTAAGCAACTGTGGCCAGAGAGTACAGTATcttttgtctttctctctccagTAGCTCAACTTTTTGCTCATCGATGCCCTTCGCACTTTCAGAGACAGCATGAATTGTAATCTACTTCACATACGCACAGTTTCACGGTGAAACAAGTCGGTTACCATTGTATTCCACAAAATCAGTTGGAAAACGCCCGTTTGAGAGAGTTGGCATAACTAGAGGACATCATAATTACATGCATAAGATACTAAGCTCAGTAGAGTAGTTTTGTTGGTGCCAAATGATGTATGCAAATGTAGCTTTTGCTCTAGTGGGCATTTGTAATTACTTCTGGTTGAAGATAAAAATAACATCGTTCCATCAAGACCGCATTGGTATTCATAGGCATCCTCCAAGCCCTTGTCTGATTTGCTTATATTTTCGAGACTTGATTGGGAACAACAAGATGAATAGTtttctgctgttgttgtttttcaccGCAGGTGTCTTTGCGTTTGGCCTGTTCGCCACCGACATCTTTGTCAACGCCGGCCAGGTAGCGACTGGCAATTTGGCGCCGTATTTCCTGAGCGTCTGCAAGCCAAATTACACCGGGATGGATTGTCACTTCAACCACCAGTTCATCGCCAATGGAAACATCTGCACTGGGAACCAGGTGGTGGTGGAGAGAGCCAGGAGGTCCTTCCCATCCAAAGACGCGTCGCTCAGTGTCTACTCCGCCGTCTACGTTACTGTAAGACACTGCAGTGTGGGTTTGAaattgtttagttttatttgtctGTTATGTGTTGAATTCCAACTTGATTTCAACTGGCTCATTCTTCATGGTTTGTTTACCTGGAAAAGAAATTTGCTTTACACAAAAGTTGTCCCAACCAGGTCCAAAGCAATTAGTCTTGAAATATAATTGCTCCAAATTCCAAATGTGTTCATGTTCAGTTTGGACAGACCCTGAAAAATGAGGATGCTTGAAAAATGGcctgttgttttaatttagtgTCATGTATTAATTCTCATACAGGGAAAATATAGTTACACTGCGTTTTAAACGGATATCCGTACAGTTTGTTTTTATGCAAAGTTGTTACCAATACtaatttaatttcacaattGTGAATCCCAATTTAGATACCAAAACCAAACACTAATATGCtatgaaatatacatttaagaaattaaatattattatcaatttaaataaattagtgtTTGATGTTTTTCAGGTATCTAACAGCAGTATTCAAGTAAACtttttggggaaaaaagcaaaataaaacaaacaaacaaacaaataaataaatgaatgaataaataaataaaaacttaaaataaaagtacaaacatgttgatttatattacaaaacGTGTACACATGTATTTACCTGATATCACCAAATGTACATTGCTATACAAAGGCAATAAGTGTAACCACACATCTTgccaaaatttaaataaattttctcACTTTTGATTTTGAGTAGACATTTAATGTCAAGCTAGTGATGTTAGTTAGAGGTAatccagaaggaaaaaaaagaaagaaagttaattaacacttttattcatcaaagatgcattaaattgatcaaaagtgacaataaaggcATTTCTTATggtgttataaaatatttattatattttaaataaattctgttattttgtaacattttgtattttgtctgtTAATTTAGTTGACATTTTTGCGTGAAATCTGGTTTCTTACACTGATTTTGAATAGATCTTCAGTGTGTTTTGATGTCAGGTTAGTGATGTTGAATGGCAGGGTTTGTAGAGTTTAGAGcagctctttttctctctctttcttggGAATAAGAGGTTATTTACTCTGATTCCATTCTCCATAATTGGCCATAATTTCCCTGAGGTGGAGCAAGCGGCGTGTATTTATTTAAGCTTGATTTCCTCACAGTCACCTGCTGCACAAAAAATCCACTGAATAAATCGGTTCCTGAGCTTGTGTGTGTGCTCTTGCCTGTTTCAGATGTACATCACAAGCACCATCAAGACGAAAAGCAGTCGTCTGGCCAAACCTGTACTTTGTCTAGGAATCCTGTGCGCTGCTTTCCTGACTGGATTGAACCGTGTATCAGAATACCGCAATCACTGCTCCGATGTCATCGCTGGATTCATATTAGGAAGCTCCATAGCTCTTTTTCTGGTGagtttagtcagccaccaattgtgcaagttctcccacttaaaacgatgagagaggcctgtaattttcatcataggtatacctcaactatgagagacaaaatgagaaaaaaaattccagaaaatcacattgtaggatttttaaagaatttatttgcaaattatggtggaaaataagtatttggtcaataacaaaatttcatctcaatactttgttatataccctttgttggcaatgacagaggtcaaacgttttctgtaagtcttcacacactgttgctggtattttggcccattcctccatgcagatctcctctagagcagtaatgttttggggctgtcgctgggcaacacggactttcaactccctccaaagattttcgatggggttgagatctggagactggctaggccactccaggaccttgaaatgcttcttacgaagtcACTCCTTCGTTgtccgggcggtgtgtttgggatcattgtcatgctgaaagacccagctacatttcatcttcaatgcccttgctgatggaaggaggtttttactcaaaatctcacgatacatggccccatt includes:
- the plppr1 gene encoding phospholipid phosphatase-related protein type 1; this encodes MASDNTHRSYSIIPCFIFVELVIMAGTVLLAYYFECTDTFGLHIQGFFCNDADLMKPYPGVEESSFIPPLILYCVVAAAPTAIIFVGEISMYIMKSTREALLAQEKTIVTGECCYLNPLIRRIVRFIGVFAFGLFATDIFVNAGQVATGNLAPYFLSVCKPNYTGMDCHFNHQFIANGNICTGNQVVVERARRSFPSKDASLSVYSAVYVTMYITSTIKTKSSRLAKPVLCLGILCAAFLTGLNRVSEYRNHCSDVIAGFILGSSIALFLGICVVNNFKGTHSTPTKQKQEDYRGLPLMTFPRVESPLETLSAQNHSASMTEVT